The following are encoded in a window of bacterium genomic DNA:
- a CDS encoding DUF3187 family protein — protein MKIHSPGPRLFGDESQLSSSGSTDFGAQVLMTRYFEKACLHTSLGLLYLGERDELGTPAQTLPSGMVAYERALGPKSSGLAQLTVSESPFRDLQLAELAETSIQVTLGLKKVLWNRQVLFVGFTENIQNLNNTADVGFHVGLTQTFDPR, from the coding sequence GTGAAAATCCACAGCCCTGGGCCGAGGCTGTTCGGTGATGAATCTCAGCTATCGAGCTCGGGCTCCACCGACTTCGGAGCCCAGGTCCTCATGACCCGCTACTTCGAAAAGGCCTGCCTCCACACCTCACTCGGCCTCCTCTATCTGGGCGAGCGGGATGAGCTGGGCACGCCGGCCCAGACCCTACCCTCGGGGATGGTCGCCTACGAGCGAGCGCTCGGACCGAAGAGCTCCGGCCTGGCTCAGCTCACGGTGTCCGAGAGTCCTTTCCGGGATCTGCAGCTCGCCGAGCTGGCGGAGACCTCGATCCAGGTGACGCTGGGCCTCAAAAAAGTCCTCTGGAACCGGCAGGTCCTCTTTGTCGGCTTTACCGAGAACATCCAGAACCTCAACAACACCGCCGACGTCGGCTTTCACGTCGGCCTCACCCAGACATTCGACCCGCGATGA